A genomic window from Hyla sarda isolate aHylSar1 chromosome 8, aHylSar1.hap1, whole genome shotgun sequence includes:
- the LOC130284082 gene encoding pejvakin-like isoform X1, with product MTGTIDLDHCLVRQSRENGKEILCVVMESIRTTRQCSLSVHAGMWGEAMRFHIIDEKNHKGRDKAIVFPAHTTIAFSSFDLYIHLDGHFELCVSSASKGGFEKEPSRSFSLNAIRNTLYRTGILFTGKRTMDIIANADSYMDDIFSDYYDKSASMTDISTTYMREGAHTRVILLTNNISKGPCALCGMGNSKRETVYGSFECSSNGQKYVRLHAVPCFDLWHKRLK from the exons atgacagg GACAATTGACTTGGATCACTGTTTAGTTCGTCAATCAAGAGAAAATGGGAAGGAAATCCTATGTGTGGTCATGGAGAGCATTCGGACAACTCGCCAGTGTTCTCTGTCTGTCCATGCTGGTATGTGGGGAGAAGCCATGAGG TTTCACATAATTGATGAGAAAAACCACAAAGGGCGCGACAAAGCTATTGTATTTCCCGCGCACACAACCATAGCGTTTAGTAGCTTTGATCTGTACATTCATCTGGATGGTCACTTTG agCTTTGTGTCTCATCTGCTTCAAAAGGAGGATTTGAGAAGGAGCCCAGTAGATCGTTTTCATTAAACGCTATACGGAACACCCTGTACCGAACAGGCATCTTATTCACCG GAAAAAGAACAATGGATATCATTGCTAACGCAGATTCTTACATGGATGACATCTTTTCCGATTACTATGACAAGTCTGCTAGCATGACTGACATTTCTACCACATACATGCGAGAAGGCGCTCACACTCGTGTTATCCTCCTGACCAATAACATTTCCAAGGGACCCTGCGCTCTGTGTGGGATGGGAAACTCCAAAAGAGAGACTGTATATGGCAGCTTCGAGTGCTCGTCCAATGGCCAGAAGTACGTCAGGCTGCATGCTGTACCTTGCTTTGACCTGTGGCACAAAAGACTGAAGTGA
- the LOC130284082 gene encoding pejvakin-like isoform X2: MESIRTTRQCSLSVHAGMWGEAMRFHIIDEKNHKGRDKAIVFPAHTTIAFSSFDLYIHLDGHFELCVSSASKGGFEKEPSRSFSLNAIRNTLYRTGILFTGKRTMDIIANADSYMDDIFSDYYDKSASMTDISTTYMREGAHTRVILLTNNISKGPCALCGMGNSKRETVYGSFECSSNGQKYVRLHAVPCFDLWHKRLK, encoded by the exons ATGGAGAGCATTCGGACAACTCGCCAGTGTTCTCTGTCTGTCCATGCTGGTATGTGGGGAGAAGCCATGAGG TTTCACATAATTGATGAGAAAAACCACAAAGGGCGCGACAAAGCTATTGTATTTCCCGCGCACACAACCATAGCGTTTAGTAGCTTTGATCTGTACATTCATCTGGATGGTCACTTTG agCTTTGTGTCTCATCTGCTTCAAAAGGAGGATTTGAGAAGGAGCCCAGTAGATCGTTTTCATTAAACGCTATACGGAACACCCTGTACCGAACAGGCATCTTATTCACCG GAAAAAGAACAATGGATATCATTGCTAACGCAGATTCTTACATGGATGACATCTTTTCCGATTACTATGACAAGTCTGCTAGCATGACTGACATTTCTACCACATACATGCGAGAAGGCGCTCACACTCGTGTTATCCTCCTGACCAATAACATTTCCAAGGGACCCTGCGCTCTGTGTGGGATGGGAAACTCCAAAAGAGAGACTGTATATGGCAGCTTCGAGTGCTCGTCCAATGGCCAGAAGTACGTCAGGCTGCATGCTGTACCTTGCTTTGACCTGTGGCACAAAAGACTGAAGTGA